The Meleagris gallopavo isolate NT-WF06-2002-E0010 breed Aviagen turkey brand Nicholas breeding stock chromosome 10, Turkey_5.1, whole genome shotgun sequence genome contains a region encoding:
- the LOC104912495 gene encoding histone H2A deubiquitinase MYSM1-like — MAAEEPEVDVEGDLAAAPEEAASEGHENTASSLLQDHYLDSSWRTDNSLPWTLDSSISEENRAVIEKMLLEEEYYLSNKSLSEKIWLSQKEAEKRSVKSPHKKTGKAMVRSPTKPGSYSLKWTSEEKELFEQGLVKFGRRWTKIAKLIGSRTVLQVKSYARQYFKNKAKNDGSEREEQSQHGGSLPTEDGVRVEAWSAGNLRGRADPNLNAVRIEKLSDDEEVDITDDMDELFSPAFQQDVGKSDLSIISESPAEETKGMEHPFPNVGHSSAVSLLKEDSQNTKQPTVDTLLSQDAAATCSQHVNGDKSVNLDYQQCSDFIEKAEQGRTGQITEQELHEEQRDLADNGLLFHPPCQVDEDHQEEAEALKPPDQEVEIDRSIILEEEKQAIPEFFEGRQAKTPERYLKIRNYILDQWERCKPKYLNKTSVRPGLKNCGDVNCIGRIHTYLELIGAINFGCGKMWNIFPKWQIILYNCIAILSLKLAEKMNHLSLQKYP; from the exons ATGGCGGCGGAGGAGCCGGAGGTGGACGTCGAGGGGGATTTGGCGGCCGCGCCCGAGGAGGCGGCCTCAGA AGGTCATGAAAACACAGCATCAAGCTTACTGCAGGATCACTACCTTGATTCATCTTGGAGAACTGATAACAGTCTt CCGTGGACGTTGGACAGCAGCATTAGTGAAGAAAACAGGGCTGTCATTGAGAAAATGCTGCTGGAGGAAGA ATATTATCTATCAAATAAATCGCTTTCGGAGAAAATATGGCTCAgccaaaaggaagcagaaaaaagatCTGTGAAAAG CCCACAtaagaaaactggaaaagcCAT GGTGCGATCTCCTACAAAACCAGGGAGCTACTCATTGAAGTGgacatcagaagaaaaagagctatTTGAACAAGGGCTG GTGAAGTTTGGCCGCCGCTGGACAAAAATTGCCAAGTTGATTGGGAGTCGTACTGTTCTACAAGTAAAGAGCTATGCCAGGCAGTACTTTAAGAACAAG GCAAAAAATGATggttctgaaagagaagagCAAAGTCAGCATGGTGGCAGCCTTCCCACTGAAGATGGAGTAAGGGTAGAAGCATGGTCAGCTGGAAATTTGAGAGGTCGTGCAGATCCTAACCTGAATGCAGTGAGAATTGAGAAGCTGTCGGACGATGAAGAAGTAGATATAACTGATGACATGGATGAactgttttctcctgctttccagCAAGATGTTGGAAAATCTGATTTATCTATAATCTCAGAAAGTCcagctgaagaaacaaaaggaatggAGCATCCTTTTCCAAATGTTGGACAtagttctgctgtttctttgctgaaaGAAGACTCTCAGAACACCAAGCAACCCACAGTGGACACATTACTGTCTCAGGATGCTGCAGCAACATGTTCTCAGCACGTGAACGGTGATAAATCTGTGAACTTGGATTACCAGCAGTGCAGTGATTTTATAGAAAAAGCTGAACAGGGTAGAACAGGACAAATAACTGAGCAGGAGCTTCACGAGGAACAGAGAGACCTGGCTGATAACGGACTGCTTTTTCATCCCCCCTGCCAAGTGGATGAAGATCATCAAGAAGAAGCAGAGGCTCTTAAGCCACCTGATCAGGAAGTGGAGATTGATAGAAGCATCATCCTGGAAGAAGAGAAGCAAGCTATTCCTGAATTCTTTGAAGGACGCCAGGCCAAAACACCAGAGCGTTACTTGAAAATTAGGAATTATATTTTGGATCAGTG ggAGAGATGTAAACCCAAATACCTGAATAAGACCTCAGTACGTCCGGGCCTTAAGAACTGCGGTGATGTAAACTGTATTGGACGTATCCACACGTACTTGGAATTAATAGGAGCAATTAACTTTGGCTGTGGTA AAATGTGGAACATCTTTCCGAAGTGGCAGATAATACTTTACAACTGCATAGCCATATTGTCTTTGAAGCTTGCTGAAAAGATGAACCACTTAAGTCTTCAGAAGTATCCTTAG
- the LOC104912496 gene encoding ankyrin-1-like has protein sequence MLNNSSVLFSLIKVSMHSTSLFTNPYAVEVLRTKREELIEGINDPDHLLSCLIDNDIFSPEKRMVMSFYRTRTEKNSRVLDILISQGERACRLFFYPCLKQVEPKLYNKMRKYVSEVNESIRDARRQLIGYLLERDKVWFEKSCEQYQEERESPRRKRHEGATKKKGKETQLSGAAKPRKHHSDIGIFDTAAKGYISELAKTLKDNDINALNSSNETLLHVAASQGHLSIMEYLISNGAELDVMDQKGRTPLHRAAEKGHGDAAKVLLRCGAHMYSLDKEGKTPLHLAAQNDHSHILKMFLREEARSCGNPHHFLHMAALKDESSLAKMLLKSGASSDGKDERGQTALSYAVSQGFENTAKVLLEAGASVDSNVVEKAFNSNHPSIFKTLLEYSKDLPLDIMESALFKAVQKNLHGIVAALADRGTDVNAYNETQYTPLLLACEMGKAECAEVLIEKGANLGIKTPASDTALHLAVRAGAASITNLLLHKGMEANVTNQTDETPLHTAALHNNGALVGPLVSAGAKINAVTKEFVTPLHTASQRGNADVAKQLLHHKANVNAKDKQSKSPLHFACERGDKTMVEMLLNANADPNAQDKEKKTPLHAAALRGHLGIVQVLLAKKGRPGLKDMDGCTPVHYAAIKGNMEVEKILLTSTKSKNIDDRNIWRKTALHIAAEHGHSDLINLLLSYGAAINALDSNKDTPLHCACKAGHLNAVNSLINWSQGEKANLLAANSLKKTPLQVAECNKTENQAHIVNLLKKKMLMAK, from the coding sequence ATGTTAAACAACAGTTCCGTTCTCTTCTCGCTTATCAAGGTGAGCATGCATTCCACCAGCCTATTTACCAATCCATATGCAGTCGAAGTCCTAAGaactaaaagagaagagctAATAGAAGGCATTAATGACCCCGACCACCTTCTGAGCTGCCTCATAGacaatgacattttttccccagaaaaaaGGATGGTCATGAGTTTCTACAGGACACGAACAGAGAAGAACTCTCGAGTTTTAGACATCCTAATTTCTCAAGGTGAACGAGCCTGCAGGCTCTTTTTCTATCCGTGTTTAAAGCAAGTGGAGCCAAAACTTTATAACAAGATGAGAAAATATGTCAGTGAAGTAAATGAAAGCATCAGAGATGCCAGAAGACAACTGATAGGATACTTACTTGAAAGAGACAAAGTTTGGTTTGAGAAGAGCTGTGAACAGTaccaagaagaaagagagagtcCTAGAAGAAAAAGACACGAAGGGGCTActaagaagaaaggaaaagaaactcaGCTTTCAGGAGCAGCAAAACCTAGAAAACATCATTCTGATATTGGCATCTTTGACACAGCTGCTAAGGGTTATATTTCAGAGTTAGCGAAAACACTGAAAGATAATGATATTAATGCACTAAACTCTTCAAATGAAACCCTTCTGCACGTTGCAGCCTCTCAGGGGCACCTAAGCATAATGGAATATTTGATCAGCAATGGTGCTGAGCTAGATGTGATGGACCAGAAAGGGAGAACACctctgcacagggctgctgAGAAAGGCCACGGTGATGCAGCCAAAGTGCTTCTCCGCTGTGGTGCTCACATGTACAGTTTGGATAAAGAAGGCAAGACACCACTTCATCTGGCTGCACAGAATGACCACAGCCACATATTGAAGatgtttctgagagaagaagcAAGAAGCTGTGGAAACCCGCATCACTTTTTGCACATGGCAGCTCTTAAAGATGAAAGCAGTCTggcaaaaatgcttttaaagagTGGTGCCTCCAGTGATGGGAAGGATGAGAGAGGACAGACAGCTCTCAGTTATGCTGTTTCTCAGGGCTTTGAAAACACTGCAAAAGTACTGTTGGAAGCTGGAGCCAGTGTTGATTCCAATGTGGTCGAAAAAGCCTTCAACAGCAACCACCCATCCATTTTCAAAACACTGCTAGAATATTCTAAAGATTTGCCATTGGACATAATGGAGTCAGCTCTTTTTAAAGCCGTACAGAAAAACTTGCATGGTATTGTAGCAGCTTTAGCTGACAGAGGTACAGATGTAAATGCCTACAACGAAACGCAGTACACTCCTTTACTCCTGGCATGTGAAATGGGCAAGGCTGAATGTGCAGAAGTTCTAATTGAAAAGGGAGCAAACTTGGGAATAAAAACCCCTGCTTCAGACACAGCTTTGCACCTGGCAGTTCGGGCTGGGGCTGCCTCCATCACCAACCTGCTCCTGCACAAAGGGATGGAAGCCAATGTGACCAATCAGACCGACGAAACCCCGCTCCATACTGCAGCGCTGCACAACAACGGAGCACTGGTTGGCCCGTTAGTCAGCGCCGGGGCCAAAATTAATGCTGTCACTAAAGAGTTTGTTACTCCCTTGCATACTGCAAGTCAAAGAGGTAATGCTGATGTTGCCAAACAGCTGTTGCACCACAAAGCCAATGTTAATGCGAAGGATAAGCAGTCAAAATCACCTTTACATTTTGCTTGTGAAAGGGGAGATAAAACAATGGTGGAGATGCTTCTGAATGCTAATGCTGATCCCAATGCAcaagacaaggagaaaaaaacacctctgcatgctgcagctctgcgAGGTCATCTTGGTATTGTTCAAGTTCTGCTAGCTAAAAAGGGAAGACCTGGGCTTAAGGACATGGATGGATGTACTCCCGTGCACTACGCAGCCATCAAAGGAAACATGGAGGTTGAAAAAATTCTTTTGACATCAACGAAAAGTAAGAATATTGATGATAGAAACATTTGGAGAAAGACTGCATTGCATATTGCAGCAGAACATGGGCACAGCGACTTGATAAACTTATTACTGAGTTATGGGGCAGCCATTAATGCCTTAGACAGCAATAAGGATACCCCATTGCACTGTGCTTGCAAGGCTGGTCACTTAAATGCTGTAAACTCCCTCATAAACTGGTCACAAGGAGAAAAAGCCAATTTACTAGCAGCTAATAGCCTCAAAAAGACCCCATTGCAAGTAGCAGAatgtaacaaaacagagaatcAGGCTCACATTGTCAaccttctgaaaaagaaaatgttgatggcaaaataa